The segment TAGATAAAGCGCACATCATAATCGCTGTCTTGCGAGGCAAATCCCCAGCCACGACTACCGGATTCACAGGCAAATAATATTTTGACTTGGTGAGAGCGTTCTATCTCGCTTAATGTTTCACGTATCCTTTCTTGCATAAGCATGGATACGCCATCACTTATTTTTTCCATGCTGCTATTTTCCATTTGAATTCCTAATTGGGGAAAATTACCCCTTCACACATACCACTTGGCGTAGCGTATGCACAATTTCTACTAGCGACGATTGGGCTGCCATAACTGCATCAATGTCTTTATAAGCCATTGGAATTTCATCAATCACATCGCTATCTTTTCGGCATTCAACATGCGCCGTCGCTATCTTTTGGTCGCTCACTGAAAAACGTTTTTTAGCCTCTGTTCGGCTCATTACACGTCCTGCGCCGTGGCTACATGAACAAAAACTCTCTTCGTTTCCTAGACCGCGAACAATAAAGCTTTTGGCTCCCATTGAACCTGGAATAATCCCCATTTGCCCTTTTTGGGCAGATACCGCCCCTTTTCGGGTTACTAGGATCTCTTCACCAAAATGTTGCTCTTTCTGCACATAGTTATGGTGGCAGTTTACGGCTTCTTGTTGCGTCATAAACGGTTTGGTGATTTCTTTCGATAGCGCTTCCAGTACGCGGTGCATCATCACTTCACGGTTATGGCGAGCAAAATCCTGCGCCCAACCTACGGCTTCCATATAGTCGTTAAAATATTGGCTTCCTTCTTGGAAGTACGCCAAATCACGGTCTGGCAAGTTGGCGATATGCTGCTGCATATCTTTTTGCGCTAAGGTAATAAACAAGTTACCAATCGCATTTCCCACACCGCGAGACCCGCTATGTAGCATCACCCAAACGCGGTCTTGCTCATCCAAACACAGCTCAATAAAGTGGTTTCCCGTTCCCAGCGTTCCTAAGTGATTGTAATGGTTAGTTCCACGCAGTTTTGGGTATTTATCGCAGATGCGTTTGAACTTTTCATCCAGTTGCGCCCAGTGGGTATCCACAATATCAGGGGCGCGATGCCAAGCGCC is part of the Providencia zhijiangensis genome and harbors:
- a CDS encoding RtcB family protein, producing the protein MNNNNFNQIMQPNSAPVKMWTHGVPVDPAAVTQLQNTAKMPFIFKHLAVMPDVHVGKGSTIGSVIPTKGAIIPAAVGVDIGCGMIAVRTSLTASDLPDSLQNIRFAIEAAVPHGRTTHRHGRDKGAWHRAPDIVDTHWAQLDEKFKRICDKYPKLRGTNHYNHLGTLGTGNHFIELCLDEQDRVWVMLHSGSRGVGNAIGNLFITLAQKDMQQHIANLPDRDLAYFQEGSQYFNDYMEAVGWAQDFARHNREVMMHRVLEALSKEITKPFMTQQEAVNCHHNYVQKEQHFGEEILVTRKGAVSAQKGQMGIIPGSMGAKSFIVRGLGNEESFCSCSHGAGRVMSRTEAKKRFSVSDQKIATAHVECRKDSDVIDEIPMAYKDIDAVMAAQSSLVEIVHTLRQVVCVKG